The Carnobacterium mobile DSM 4848 genome includes a window with the following:
- a CDS encoding 5' nucleotidase, NT5C type, whose translation MVRIAIDMDEVIADFYYKDLQMYNDLYESNLQLSDLNDQYVSEIYPETDKIMKFIRNTKGFFKDLPVIEDAQEVIKELMLTHEVFITSAAMDFPNSFDDKFYWLQDKFPFIEKKNIVFCGNKSIIKADYLIDDHIHHFDGFAGTGLLFTAHHNKQIDFPYRMNNWQDVREFFNQLAE comes from the coding sequence ATGGTAAGAATTGCCATTGATATGGATGAAGTAATAGCAGATTTCTACTATAAAGATCTGCAGATGTACAATGATCTCTATGAATCGAATCTCCAGTTAAGTGACTTAAATGACCAATACGTTAGTGAGATTTATCCCGAAACAGATAAAATCATGAAATTTATTCGAAATACAAAAGGCTTCTTTAAAGACCTTCCTGTTATTGAGGACGCGCAAGAGGTGATAAAAGAATTAATGCTAACTCATGAAGTCTTTATCACTTCAGCAGCAATGGACTTTCCCAATAGTTTTGATGATAAATTTTATTGGCTGCAAGATAAGTTTCCTTTTATCGAAAAGAAAAACATTGTTTTTTGTGGTAATAAAAGTATTATCAAAGCTGATTATTTAATAGATGATCACATCCACCATTTTGACGGTTTTGCTGGAACGGGTTTATTGTTCACTGCACATCACAATAAACAGATTGATTTTCCTTATCGTATGAATAATTGGCAAGATGTTAGAGAATTTTTTAATCAACTGGCTGAGTAA
- the ebgA gene encoding beta-galactosidase subunit alpha, translated as MRKLKRWENNKVDSINRMDPRANFRSYANRMEAEKSEQTTLFFESLNGKWDFLFLEAPEYSPENFYKTSCSTDKWDKIEVPGNWQRQGYGDMHYSDLWYNFPIIPPFVPTENPTGIYRRTFNLDTIQEDQQYILRFQGVDSAFEVYLNDQFVGYSKGARIQSEFDLSDLLTTGINTLTVRVFQWSDGTYLEDQDMWWLSGIFRDVDLFTRPKEGVYDFTVQTLLNKTFTSATLIVNPVFTELTDQQIVYELLDQDGNKIVEEETSGRESLVKTISEPHKWSAESPYLYRLLMTVKKDGKVVEVINQKVGFRQIEVQGNCFLVNGVAIKLKGVNRHDYSPTTGRVTTKESIEKDIVLMKQHNINAIRTAHYPNSPYFYDLCDEYGMYVIDETDLECHGFELTEDYKWLSDNPEWEEAHVNRIKRTIQRDKNHPSIIMWSLGNESSFGYNFRKMAEYAKKTDPTRLVHYEGDFEVEVSDVYSTMYTWLEREDDKLTMDKVITHTKKPHILCEYGHAMGNGPGNLKEYQDLFYQHDHIQGGFIWEWFDHGIETVSEEGEVYYQYGGDFGDDPNNGNFCIDGMLMPDRTPSTSLIEYKKVIEPIETNVIDSASGFYLLTNRQDFNTLADYQLICQFYEDDRLIEEQDETIPQTLARKSSTIRIRYPEVDFKPGALYTVRFVYQLKNTAAWAQKGFEVTRSVFVWHKENRLAETNKTNTSEMKVSEEQAFVTVEGDHFSFRFDKVKGKLLEAYYNKEKVIEKGPEMNFWRAPIDNDMYLLEDYKNKYFMHLPHESVRDVQCETKEHTFEMRVSAYYGTTNSAWYYDLDYKYVVDSSGQISFSIDGIVSGRKLLAPPMLPRLGVSLQIAKDFDSVSWRGLGPLENYSDSRQAAYQGVFSSSVDDLFVNYVKPQENGNHMECDWVGLTKETNALLVKTENTFDYSVSRYEAIDLEKAKHTIDLKKRDYVILNIDTCQNGLGSNSCGQDQLDKYRCKFEDFSLQFTIALEEVAQKNIAEIAREN; from the coding sequence TTGAGAAAACTAAAAAGATGGGAAAATAATAAGGTAGACAGTATCAATAGAATGGATCCGAGAGCAAACTTTAGAAGTTATGCTAATCGTATGGAAGCTGAAAAAAGTGAACAAACTACATTGTTTTTTGAAAGTTTAAATGGCAAATGGGACTTTTTATTCTTAGAAGCTCCAGAATATAGTCCAGAAAACTTTTACAAAACATCTTGCAGTACAGATAAGTGGGATAAAATCGAAGTGCCGGGAAACTGGCAAAGACAAGGATACGGCGACATGCACTACTCTGATTTGTGGTACAATTTTCCAATTATCCCACCGTTTGTTCCGACTGAAAACCCTACAGGAATCTACAGAAGAACTTTCAATTTGGATACTATTCAAGAAGATCAACAATATATCTTGCGTTTCCAAGGAGTGGATTCTGCTTTTGAGGTCTATCTAAATGATCAATTTGTCGGTTACAGTAAAGGTGCAAGAATCCAAAGTGAATTTGATTTATCAGATCTATTAACAACTGGAATAAATACGTTAACGGTAAGAGTATTTCAATGGTCAGATGGAACGTATTTAGAAGATCAAGATATGTGGTGGTTGAGCGGGATATTCCGCGATGTAGATTTGTTTACTCGGCCAAAGGAAGGGGTATATGATTTCACGGTTCAAACTCTTTTGAACAAAACCTTTACTTCAGCCACGCTGATTGTTAACCCCGTCTTTACAGAACTAACAGATCAGCAAATTGTCTATGAATTATTAGATCAAGATGGAAATAAAATAGTTGAAGAAGAAACAAGTGGCAGAGAAAGCTTGGTTAAAACTATCTCAGAACCGCACAAATGGTCTGCTGAGTCTCCTTATCTTTATCGCCTGTTAATGACCGTTAAAAAAGATGGGAAAGTTGTTGAGGTCATCAATCAAAAAGTCGGGTTCAGACAAATTGAAGTACAAGGAAACTGTTTCCTAGTCAATGGTGTAGCTATTAAATTAAAGGGAGTAAATCGCCATGATTATAGTCCGACAACAGGAAGAGTCACGACTAAAGAAAGTATTGAAAAAGATATTGTTTTGATGAAGCAGCACAACATCAATGCGATTCGGACCGCTCATTACCCTAACTCTCCTTATTTTTATGATTTATGTGACGAATACGGAATGTATGTTATTGATGAAACCGACTTAGAATGCCATGGTTTCGAGTTGACAGAAGATTATAAATGGCTTTCTGATAACCCTGAATGGGAAGAAGCCCATGTCAACCGTATCAAACGAACGATTCAACGAGATAAAAATCATCCTTCTATTATTATGTGGTCACTTGGAAATGAATCATCTTTCGGATACAACTTCAGAAAAATGGCTGAATATGCTAAGAAGACAGATCCAACGAGACTCGTTCATTATGAAGGGGATTTCGAAGTGGAGGTCAGCGATGTATACTCAACTATGTATACGTGGTTAGAAAGAGAAGATGACAAACTGACAATGGATAAAGTCATTACACATACGAAAAAACCGCATATTCTGTGTGAATACGGACATGCTATGGGGAATGGTCCAGGAAACTTAAAAGAATACCAAGATCTTTTTTACCAACACGATCATATTCAAGGAGGGTTTATATGGGAATGGTTCGATCATGGGATTGAAACGGTTTCTGAAGAAGGAGAAGTTTATTACCAGTATGGTGGTGATTTTGGAGATGATCCAAATAACGGCAACTTCTGCATCGATGGAATGTTGATGCCCGATCGGACACCCTCTACTAGTCTGATTGAATACAAAAAAGTAATTGAACCGATTGAAACGAACGTTATTGACAGCGCATCAGGATTTTACCTGCTTACAAATAGACAAGATTTTAATACCTTAGCTGATTACCAATTGATATGTCAGTTTTATGAAGATGATCGCCTGATCGAAGAACAGGATGAAACAATACCTCAAACGTTAGCAAGAAAATCATCTACTATAAGAATCCGCTATCCAGAAGTTGACTTTAAACCAGGTGCTCTCTACACTGTTCGGTTTGTTTATCAATTAAAAAATACAGCAGCTTGGGCACAAAAGGGATTTGAAGTAACGAGAAGTGTGTTTGTTTGGCATAAAGAAAATCGCTTAGCAGAAACAAATAAAACAAATACTAGTGAAATGAAAGTAAGTGAGGAACAAGCCTTTGTGACAGTAGAAGGAGACCATTTCAGTTTCCGTTTCGATAAAGTTAAAGGAAAACTGCTTGAGGCCTACTACAACAAAGAAAAAGTTATTGAAAAAGGTCCGGAAATGAACTTTTGGAGAGCTCCTATTGATAACGATATGTACCTTTTAGAAGATTATAAAAATAAATACTTTATGCACTTGCCTCATGAATCTGTTCGCGACGTTCAATGTGAAACAAAAGAACATACATTTGAAATGCGAGTTAGTGCCTACTACGGAACGACAAACAGCGCATGGTATTATGATCTTGACTATAAGTATGTAGTAGATTCATCTGGCCAAATCAGTTTCTCTATTGATGGAATCGTGTCTGGCCGCAAGTTGCTTGCTCCGCCAATGCTTCCTCGATTAGGGGTTTCCCTTCAAATAGCTAAAGACTTTGATAGCGTTTCTTGGAGAGGACTTGGTCCTTTAGAAAACTACAGCGATTCTCGTCAAGCAGCTTATCAAGGAGTATTCTCAAGTTCAGTAGACGATTTATTTGTGAATTATGTAAAACCTCAAGAAAACGGCAATCATATGGAATGCGATTGGGTCGGTTTAACAAAAGAAACTAATGCATTGTTAGTTAAAACAGAGAACACATTTGATTACAGCGTGTCCAGATATGAAGCGATTGATCTTGAAAAGGCTAAACATACGATTGACTTGAAAAAACGTGATTATGTGATCTTAAATATTGATACTTGTCAAAATGGGTTAGGGAGCAACTCCTGTGGACAAGATCAATTAGACAAATACCGTTGCAAGTTCGAAGATTTTTCATTACAATTTACGATTGCATTAGAAGAAGTTGCACAAAAAAATATTGCTGAAATAGCTCGTGAAAATTAA
- a CDS encoding amino acid permease: MPETRGKMKPISFLLMTFTAVFSFGTIINASASIGLAAVPTFLFATIFYFFPFTLMIGEFASANTDSESGVYSWIRTSLGEKWAFLGSWSYFFVNLFFFTSLLPQTLIYASYTFLGYNIFGGSNATVIISFLSIALFWLATYVSIKGVSWISKVTDLSGVARLLMGIGFIILALAVVFILGEKPAQHFTNATVSSNMNWNYLTTLAWILQAVGGAEAVGVYVKDIKGGNKSFMKTIVVAALSIGVIYALGAVAVGMILPSETLQGNYSNALFDAFAILGAHFGITTGVTRVVGLIMLLSSVGSLVLWTAAPVKILFSEIPEGIFGKWVSKTNNEGNPTNALLLQAIIVTALMIIPALGVGSIDTFLKTLINMTAATSLIPVLFLLWAYIMMRVKKENLPRSFKMGNQKTGITIGIMLLVFFMFAFVVSILPSPAALITYFKTGFVAEGTANPLFTLIYNALGVIIFVGFAYICYMKYEKN, from the coding sequence ATGCCAGAAACACGTGGAAAAATGAAACCTATTTCTTTTCTGCTTATGACATTCACAGCAGTATTTTCTTTTGGAACCATTATTAATGCAAGTGCTAGTATTGGACTAGCGGCAGTTCCAACATTTCTATTTGCAACAATTTTCTACTTTTTCCCTTTTACTCTAATGATTGGCGAATTTGCTTCAGCGAATACAGACTCAGAATCTGGAGTGTACAGTTGGATCCGTACATCCCTGGGAGAAAAATGGGCATTCTTAGGTTCGTGGTCCTATTTCTTTGTTAATTTATTTTTCTTTACTTCACTATTACCGCAAACTCTGATTTATGCCTCTTATACTTTCTTAGGGTACAACATCTTTGGCGGAAGTAATGCAACCGTTATTATTTCATTTTTATCTATCGCTCTTTTTTGGTTAGCCACTTATGTATCAATTAAAGGAGTATCTTGGATTTCTAAAGTAACCGATTTATCTGGAGTTGCTCGTTTGCTTATGGGAATCGGATTTATTATTTTAGCTTTAGCAGTTGTATTTATCTTAGGTGAGAAACCGGCACAACACTTTACAAATGCTACGGTATCTTCGAATATGAACTGGAATTATTTGACAACTTTAGCGTGGATCCTGCAAGCAGTCGGTGGTGCTGAAGCAGTTGGTGTATACGTTAAAGATATTAAAGGCGGAAATAAATCCTTTATGAAGACCATTGTTGTAGCAGCACTATCCATCGGAGTGATTTACGCTTTAGGCGCGGTAGCAGTTGGGATGATATTACCGAGCGAAACATTGCAAGGAAATTATTCTAATGCGTTATTTGATGCTTTTGCCATTTTGGGAGCTCACTTTGGAATCACTACAGGTGTTACTCGAGTCGTTGGGTTAATTATGCTGCTCAGTTCAGTCGGTTCCTTGGTTCTTTGGACAGCAGCTCCGGTCAAAATTTTATTTTCTGAAATTCCAGAAGGGATTTTCGGCAAATGGGTATCAAAAACAAATAATGAAGGAAACCCGACAAATGCACTTTTACTGCAAGCTATTATTGTCACAGCCCTAATGATCATTCCAGCATTGGGCGTGGGCTCGATTGATACATTCCTTAAAACCTTGATCAATATGACAGCAGCTACATCACTGATTCCAGTTCTCTTTCTACTATGGGCGTACATTATGATGCGTGTAAAAAAAGAAAACTTACCACGTTCATTTAAAATGGGAAACCAAAAAACAGGTATTACAATTGGCATCATGCTGTTAGTCTTCTTTATGTTCGCTTTTGTAGTATCTATTCTTCCTTCTCCAGCTGCATTGATAACCTACTTTAAAACTGGATTTGTAGCAGAAGGAACAGCAAACCCATTGTTCACATTGATTTACAATGCACTTGGGGTCATTATTTTTGTAGGATTTGCTTATATTTGTTATATGAAATACGAAAAAAATTAG
- a CDS encoding AraC family transcriptional regulator, whose amino-acid sequence MFNSVGTFLTDKKLNEEFYIYECGYEDVRPREPYQYEPIDYYLIHFILKGEGQVFINDKHFTLKENQGFIIPPNTKNNYYPIPDNPWSYRWIGFKGSACQQIFQECGLLHSTLEGSEINYTYEFIDSYQLNQYFKNVFEFSEQNKPYSALGEAYHIVNLLSSQYHEELVHNLSEAEKYVKEAINLIHQRYLEPDFNVEQLAEVVQIERTYLFRLFKKYQQISPKTYLIEYRLNKSAELLRKTSHSIEDIAYLVGFNHSSHFSRQFAHYRGMSPSAYRAQFYSK is encoded by the coding sequence GTGTTCAACTCTGTAGGAACGTTTTTAACAGATAAAAAATTAAATGAAGAATTTTATATTTATGAATGCGGGTATGAGGATGTGAGGCCTAGAGAGCCTTATCAATATGAACCGATTGATTATTATTTGATCCACTTTATTTTAAAAGGTGAAGGTCAAGTGTTTATCAATGATAAACACTTTACTTTAAAAGAAAATCAAGGATTTATCATACCGCCGAATACCAAAAACAATTATTACCCTATACCGGATAATCCTTGGAGTTATCGCTGGATTGGATTTAAAGGTTCAGCTTGTCAACAGATATTCCAAGAGTGCGGTTTGCTTCATTCTACACTTGAAGGAAGTGAAATAAATTACACATACGAGTTCATTGATTCCTATCAACTGAATCAGTACTTTAAAAATGTTTTTGAATTTTCAGAACAAAATAAACCTTATTCAGCTTTAGGCGAAGCTTACCATATCGTTAATTTGCTATCTTCTCAGTATCACGAGGAACTAGTCCATAATTTAAGCGAAGCTGAAAAGTATGTCAAAGAAGCCATTAATTTGATTCATCAGCGGTATCTTGAACCAGATTTTAATGTTGAACAGTTAGCAGAAGTTGTTCAAATTGAACGGACTTATTTATTTCGATTGTTTAAAAAATATCAGCAAATCAGTCCAAAAACTTATTTGATTGAATACCGCTTAAATAAGTCGGCTGAATTACTTAGAAAAACCAGTCATTCAATCGAAGACATCGCTTATTTGGTCGGCTTTAATCATTCTTCTCATTTCTCAAGGCAATTTGCTCATTACAGAGGAATGTCCCCTTCTGCCTATCGAGCTCAATTCTATTCCAAATAA